A section of the Paenibacillus odorifer genome encodes:
- a CDS encoding YqzM family protein, translating to MDVNAQVRDPREHINEEPRNDLGDLMIGFFGMTTFMTVVFFGMVILKFILSE from the coding sequence ATGGATGTTAACGCGCAAGTACGGGACCCACGAGAACATATCAACGAAGAACCCCGCAATGATCTTGGGGATTTAATGATCGGATTTTTCGGAATGACCACGTTTATGACGGTTGTCTTTTTCGGAATGGTCATCCTTAAATTCATTCTCTCGGAGTAA
- the dnaI gene encoding primosomal protein DnaI: MESMGDVLRSINNPTLRQRQRDLEQGLFNHPLVKALQSEHPELDESRLRLHMSRLYQYVEESRNCANCPGLEKCPNDFPGHYSKLTVETVNGSVDLYERKTACRLKVAQDNQDNIRKRIRSFYVDERVLNGGYDEIDIMGKDPRRVSAVNKIFDYITSVKEEGLTSRGIYLHGSFGTGKTFLMCYLLHELAVAGYTGVIVYMPDFIEDLKSIMMDGQKMKETVDTMKNCDLLIFDDIGAENLNPWARDHVLGAILNYRMNRKPTFYTSNYPLDGLEKHLSFTSKDGEEVYKGQRLMDRIAPFVDVLPLHGENQRGANR; the protein is encoded by the coding sequence ATGGAGTCTATGGGCGATGTACTTCGTTCGATCAACAATCCAACTCTACGGCAGCGTCAACGCGATCTTGAACAGGGGTTATTCAATCATCCACTTGTGAAGGCATTACAGTCCGAACATCCTGAGCTGGACGAATCACGACTGCGGCTTCATATGAGTCGCCTGTATCAATATGTAGAGGAAAGCCGAAACTGTGCGAACTGCCCAGGACTAGAGAAGTGTCCAAATGATTTTCCTGGCCATTATAGTAAACTAACGGTAGAAACTGTGAATGGTTCAGTGGATCTATATGAACGCAAGACGGCATGCCGACTTAAAGTGGCACAAGATAATCAGGATAATATCCGCAAACGTATTCGTAGCTTTTATGTGGACGAGCGTGTACTTAACGGCGGTTATGATGAGATAGATATTATGGGCAAAGACCCGCGCCGGGTCTCGGCTGTGAATAAAATATTTGATTATATCACCAGTGTTAAAGAGGAAGGCCTGACTTCACGCGGCATTTATTTACATGGCTCTTTCGGAACAGGCAAAACTTTTTTGATGTGTTATTTGCTGCATGAGCTTGCTGTTGCTGGATATACCGGAGTGATCGTATACATGCCAGACTTTATAGAGGACTTGAAATCGATCATGATGGATGGCCAGAAAATGAAGGAAACTGTCGATACGATGAAAAACTGTGATTTGCTTATTTTTGATGACATTGGTGCGGAAAATTTGAATCCTTGGGCTCGTGATCATGTACTTGGGGCGATCTTGAATTATCGGATGAACCGCAAACCAACCTTCTATACCTCGAATTATCCATTGGATGGCTTGGAGAAACATCTTAGCTTTACGAGCAAAGATGGTGAAGAGGTCTATAAAGGCCAACGACTAATGGATCGCATTGCTCCTTTTGTGGATGTGCTTCCACTGCATGGGGAGAATCAGCGAGGGGCCAATAGATAA
- a CDS encoding DnaD domain protein, with product MRMSNLHHFTEHHRYCVSREFGLSVIDGRMLSSVYQPMVGAFAISFYRLLVEHVPADSIGYSGVEQQRRLFMTLGVEPNEKGRKYLIDQASRLEAVGLLQTCRIYVPETDDYLYEYELMPPLSPADFFATQHLTLLLRDKIGKFAVLSLREQFWNREPEEWSRRSIGKENISVPFYDIFQLNTHVIDYELEQALAEVASVRQPGTLESGEQAIGYSDIILRFPRESVNRAHVEKLRFDHTQMGVINYVAHKYELSPQDLCRLLDEDGVFSPEGEVMLDALQYKASQHFRQDMKRQEKREIAAAKVVSIRSSATEENDDSIAPPEQSVEMEYYVEVPPQFLSKCDIHQYNMMLRNEPYTRLLQTFFPGAVPSHLMDMFEKIDLNYKLSGEVINVLIHYLMTMVASGGEQRMNRNFVEAIASNMLVKQVNTYEKAVRYIRDQSKVKGKGTTPNTAGGTRSRSYAKNTGRSNKPEIPIVLDDGSAGTVSEEEFAAMMKKAAEIKASKKKGVSQTP from the coding sequence ATGCGGATGAGTAACTTACATCATTTCACCGAACATCATCGGTACTGCGTTTCCCGCGAATTTGGTCTTAGTGTTATAGATGGACGTATGCTTAGCTCTGTATATCAACCTATGGTGGGAGCCTTTGCAATCAGTTTCTATCGCTTGCTGGTTGAACATGTGCCAGCAGATAGCATTGGCTATTCTGGAGTGGAGCAACAGCGCAGGCTATTTATGACTTTGGGTGTTGAACCCAATGAGAAAGGCCGCAAATATTTAATTGATCAGGCTTCCCGGTTAGAAGCAGTGGGTCTGTTGCAGACCTGTCGAATCTATGTGCCGGAAACAGATGATTATTTATATGAATATGAGCTAATGCCGCCGCTATCGCCAGCCGACTTTTTTGCCACTCAGCATTTAACCTTGCTGTTACGTGATAAGATTGGCAAATTTGCTGTGCTGTCCTTACGGGAACAGTTCTGGAATCGCGAGCCGGAAGAGTGGAGTCGCAGATCTATAGGCAAAGAGAATATTTCCGTGCCTTTTTATGATATTTTTCAACTTAATACACATGTCATTGATTATGAGTTGGAGCAAGCTTTGGCGGAGGTAGCCTCTGTTCGACAGCCCGGCACGCTTGAATCCGGAGAGCAGGCAATCGGATATAGTGACATTATTTTGCGTTTTCCACGGGAGTCTGTGAATCGGGCTCATGTAGAAAAACTGCGCTTTGACCATACTCAAATGGGTGTAATTAACTATGTTGCTCATAAATACGAACTGAGTCCGCAGGATTTATGTCGTTTGCTGGATGAGGATGGAGTGTTCTCACCGGAGGGCGAGGTAATGCTGGATGCGTTGCAATATAAAGCGAGCCAACATTTCAGGCAAGATATGAAACGACAGGAAAAACGTGAAATTGCGGCTGCAAAAGTTGTTTCCATCCGGTCCAGTGCGACCGAAGAGAATGATGATTCTATAGCACCACCAGAGCAATCAGTTGAGATGGAGTATTATGTAGAAGTACCGCCACAATTTTTGTCCAAATGCGACATTCACCAATATAATATGATGCTGCGTAACGAACCTTATACAAGACTGCTACAAACCTTTTTCCCGGGTGCAGTGCCCAGCCATCTGATGGATATGTTCGAGAAAATAGATCTGAACTATAAGCTGAGCGGTGAAGTAATTAATGTACTCATTCATTATTTAATGACTATGGTAGCCTCGGGTGGAGAACAGCGGATGAACCGCAATTTTGTAGAGGCTATCGCCTCCAATATGCTGGTTAAACAAGTGAACACCTATGAGAAGGCTGTAAGATATATTAGAGATCAGTCCAAAGTGAAGGGCAAGGGGACAACGCCTAATACTGCTGGAGGAACACGATCACGTTCTTATGCCAAAAATACAGGCCGATCCAATAAACCGGAAATTCCGATTGTGCTGGATGATGGAAGTGCCGGAACAGTATCGGAAGAGGAATTCGCGGCGATGATGAAGAAAGCGGCAGAAATTAAGGCTAGTAAGAAAAAAGGCGTATCGCAAACGCCTTAA
- a CDS encoding YuiB family protein, whose amino-acid sequence MGFIPVFILAVLFFVMMFGIGFILNMLMKTTWFPAYLFVLIILPVVIYSIWDRNAMSLWEHLSSFHFVDYLTGVAGLAGAILSGWTIQKLRFGGYKMF is encoded by the coding sequence ATGGGATTTATTCCAGTGTTTATCCTAGCCGTTTTATTCTTTGTGATGATGTTTGGTATCGGCTTTATTCTTAACATGTTAATGAAGACAACCTGGTTCCCCGCTTATCTATTCGTACTTATTATTCTACCCGTCGTAATCTATTCTATTTGGGATAGAAACGCGATGTCGCTCTGGGAGCATCTCTCCAGTTTCCACTTTGTTGATTATCTTACAGGTGTCGCTGGTCTTGCAGGTGCTATACTTAGTGGATGGACCATTCAAAAGCTGCGCTTTGGCGGTTACAAGATGTTTTAA
- the hemQ gene encoding hydrogen peroxide-dependent heme synthase: protein MIEAALTLEGWYALHDFRSLNWTAWTAADDEERAVALEELHAFMQEWSPVEEAKEGSTAVYSIVGQKADFVMMFLRESLEALNQLETAFNKIAFAQYTTKAYSYVSIVELSNYAAGGSGSDGSDPMQNPHVAARLKPILPQAKHICFYPMNKKRELADNWYMLDMDKRRELMASHGLIGRSYAGKVKQIITGSVGFDDWEWGVTLFAEDALQFKKLVYEMRFDEVSARYGEFGPFYVGNLLTEESFEEMLKL, encoded by the coding sequence ATGATCGAAGCCGCTTTGACACTGGAAGGCTGGTATGCACTGCATGACTTCCGCTCTCTGAACTGGACCGCTTGGACGGCAGCAGATGATGAAGAACGTGCCGTTGCCCTGGAAGAACTACATGCTTTTATGCAGGAATGGAGCCCTGTTGAGGAAGCTAAAGAAGGCAGCACCGCAGTATACTCCATAGTGGGCCAAAAGGCCGATTTTGTAATGATGTTTTTGCGCGAAAGCCTAGAAGCTTTGAACCAACTTGAGACCGCCTTTAACAAAATCGCTTTTGCTCAATATACAACCAAAGCTTATTCATATGTAAGTATTGTTGAATTAAGCAACTACGCTGCTGGTGGCAGTGGCAGCGACGGCAGCGATCCAATGCAGAATCCGCATGTTGCCGCACGGCTAAAGCCTATTTTACCGCAAGCGAAACACATCTGTTTCTATCCTATGAACAAAAAACGCGAGCTTGCCGATAACTGGTACATGCTTGATATGGACAAACGCCGGGAACTCATGGCTTCACACGGGTTAATTGGACGTTCATATGCAGGCAAAGTGAAGCAAATTATCACCGGCTCCGTCGGTTTTGATGACTGGGAATGGGGCGTGACTCTGTTCGCTGAAGATGCACTGCAATTCAAAAAGCTGGTATACGAAATGCGTTTTGACGAAGTAAGTGCTCGTTACGGCGAATTCGGACCTTTTTATGTCGGCAATCTGCTGACTGAAGAATCTTTTGAAGAAATGCTCAAGCTGTAA
- a CDS encoding NAD(P)/FAD-dependent oxidoreductase, with protein MSSIPKIVILGAGYGGILTAQRLQKALNYNEADVTLVNRHEYHYFTTHLHMPAAGTDSIEHTRVSISKLIDEFKIDLVKSSVQEIRTQQKKIILEDGTLSYDYLVIALGGEPETFGIPGLDKYALTIRSINSVRLIREHIEYQFAKYKNENNAQEHINFVVGGAGFSGIEFVAELADRIPGLCKEYDVDPSMVNIYNVEAAPTALPGFAPELVEYAMDLLTKKGVTFKMGVAIKECLPNGVILASGEEIKASTIIWTGGIRGNRLIEAAGFEAMRGRVKVDEYLRAPGQENIFIIGDGSLMINPEGRPYPPTAQIAMQQGECCAHNLVAAIRNQQPKKFAFSNKGTVASLGKGQGIAVVGSKTYKGWTAAQLKKVVDMRYLFIIGGIPLVLKKGRFL; from the coding sequence ATGAGTAGTATTCCCAAAATCGTTATCTTAGGCGCGGGCTATGGGGGTATTTTGACCGCACAGCGCTTGCAGAAGGCTTTGAATTATAATGAAGCGGATGTCACGCTTGTAAACCGTCACGAGTACCACTATTTTACTACCCATCTACATATGCCTGCCGCGGGTACGGACAGTATTGAACACACTCGGGTGTCCATTTCGAAACTAATCGATGAATTCAAGATCGACCTCGTGAAGTCATCTGTTCAGGAAATTCGTACTCAGCAGAAAAAGATTATTTTGGAGGATGGTACCCTATCGTACGATTATCTTGTCATTGCTTTAGGTGGAGAGCCTGAAACATTTGGTATTCCTGGACTTGATAAATACGCACTGACAATCCGGAGCATCAATTCCGTTCGTTTAATTCGCGAGCATATTGAATATCAATTCGCTAAGTACAAGAACGAGAACAATGCTCAGGAGCATATTAATTTTGTTGTCGGTGGTGCCGGCTTTAGCGGTATCGAATTTGTAGCTGAATTAGCTGACCGTATCCCTGGACTGTGTAAAGAATATGACGTTGATCCAAGTATGGTTAATATATATAACGTAGAGGCTGCTCCGACAGCACTGCCTGGTTTTGCTCCTGAGCTTGTTGAGTATGCGATGGACTTGCTCACCAAAAAGGGAGTTACCTTCAAGATGGGGGTTGCGATCAAGGAGTGTCTGCCAAACGGGGTGATTCTGGCATCAGGCGAAGAAATCAAAGCCTCCACAATTATTTGGACAGGCGGAATCCGTGGCAATCGTCTTATTGAGGCTGCCGGATTTGAAGCTATGCGTGGGCGCGTGAAGGTAGATGAATATCTACGTGCACCGGGCCAAGAGAATATCTTCATTATTGGTGATGGCTCCCTTATGATTAATCCGGAAGGACGCCCTTACCCGCCAACCGCTCAAATTGCTATGCAGCAGGGTGAATGTTGTGCGCATAATTTGGTGGCAGCAATCCGCAATCAACAGCCGAAGAAATTCGCATTCAGCAATAAAGGAACCGTAGCTTCCCTAGGCAAAGGCCAAGGAATCGCTGTAGTAGGCAGCAAAACTTACAAGGGCTGGACTGCAGCTCAGTTGAAAAAAGTTGTAGATATGCGCTACTTGTTCATTATCGGCGGAATTCCGCTGGTTCTGAAAAAAGGAAGATTCTTATAA
- a CDS encoding NAD(P)/FAD-dependent oxidoreductase, whose translation MSDLLIIGGGPAGMFAAFYGGMRQASVTLIESMPQLGGQLAALYPEKYIYDVAGFPKVTAQELVDNLSRQMDMFQSNIRLEEKVISVQKRDERHFVVTTDVAEYHSKAIIITAGVGAFEPRRLELPNAGRFEKANLHYFVNDLNAFKDKKVLISGGGDSAVDWALMLEPIAEQVTLIHRRDKFRAHEHSVENLMASKVNVVTPTEITELHGEEFITKVTLSNIKTKETQEIEVDSVIVNFGFISSLGPIAEWGIEIEGNSIVVDSRMETSIPGIFAAGDITTYPGKLKLIAVGFGEAPTAVNNAKVYIDPEAKLSPGHSSNMKL comes from the coding sequence ATGAGCGACCTTTTAATCATAGGTGGCGGGCCAGCTGGCATGTTTGCCGCATTTTACGGCGGAATGCGTCAGGCATCAGTAACCCTTATTGAAAGTATGCCCCAATTGGGGGGACAACTTGCTGCCCTTTATCCAGAAAAATACATTTATGATGTGGCAGGTTTTCCAAAAGTAACAGCACAAGAATTGGTCGACAACCTGTCTCGGCAAATGGATATGTTCCAATCCAATATCCGGCTGGAGGAGAAAGTGATTTCTGTTCAAAAACGGGACGAACGTCATTTTGTGGTTACAACCGATGTAGCCGAATACCACAGTAAGGCGATCATCATTACAGCTGGTGTAGGTGCATTTGAACCTCGTCGTTTGGAATTACCCAACGCTGGACGTTTTGAAAAAGCAAACCTCCATTATTTTGTAAATGATCTAAATGCCTTTAAAGATAAAAAAGTTCTGATCAGCGGTGGCGGTGACTCTGCAGTTGACTGGGCACTCATGCTGGAACCCATCGCTGAACAGGTAACCCTGATTCACCGCCGGGATAAATTCCGTGCGCATGAACATAGCGTTGAGAACCTGATGGCTTCCAAGGTTAACGTAGTTACCCCTACTGAAATTACAGAGCTGCATGGTGAAGAGTTCATTACTAAGGTTACATTGTCAAATATCAAGACCAAAGAAACTCAAGAAATTGAAGTGGACAGCGTTATTGTTAACTTCGGATTCATCTCTTCCCTAGGTCCTATTGCCGAATGGGGTATTGAGATTGAGGGGAACTCCATTGTTGTTGACTCGCGTATGGAAACAAGTATTCCAGGCATATTTGCTGCCGGCGATATCACAACTTATCCTGGTAAGCTGAAGCTGATTGCTGTAGGATTTGGCGAAGCTCCAACGGCTGTGAATAATGCTAAGGTGTACATTGATCCAGAAGCCAAGCTTTCACCGGGTCACAGCAGTAATATGAAACTCTAA
- a CDS encoding sporulation histidine kinase inhibitor Sda, with the protein MVELSDEMLLDSYHRAIELQLEHDFIALLLVEIRKRNLHSPVHAVLH; encoded by the coding sequence ATGGTTGAATTGTCGGATGAGATGCTGCTTGACTCTTACCATAGAGCAATAGAGCTGCAACTAGAGCATGATTTCATCGCTCTTCTACTCGTTGAAATTCGCAAACGAAACTTACACTCTCCAGTACATGCGGTTCTTCATTAA
- a CDS encoding YheC/YheD family protein: MAGRQLASKWLKTEALLTDARVAPYIPMTRGYRAETLLAMLRKYGNVVIKPIVGGGGYGVIKVFRDSRGYGFTYMDRTRIYKDFGSMRRALNTVKARRRYLIQQGISLARIGGRPIDYRVKVVKNGDVWEFRSMVGRLARPGLFVTNLCKGGTMLSCREGLRRSLPRIKASAKKAEMRRLTHVCIGIMERHFPGIGELGFDYAVDYSGKIWILEVNTRPQ, encoded by the coding sequence ATGGCAGGAAGACAATTGGCCAGTAAGTGGCTGAAGACAGAGGCGTTGCTGACCGATGCTCGGGTTGCACCCTATATCCCAATGACGAGGGGGTACAGGGCAGAAACGCTCCTGGCAATGCTTCGTAAATATGGAAATGTTGTCATTAAACCTATTGTGGGTGGCGGAGGTTACGGTGTAATCAAAGTTTTTCGGGATAGTCGCGGTTATGGATTCACCTATATGGACAGAACTCGAATTTACAAGGATTTTGGATCCATGAGACGTGCGCTTAATACTGTGAAAGCAAGACGCAGATATTTGATTCAACAAGGGATTTCCCTGGCGAGAATCGGCGGGCGGCCTATTGATTATCGGGTCAAAGTAGTTAAGAATGGTGATGTTTGGGAATTTCGCTCCATGGTAGGTAGATTGGCTCGGCCAGGTCTGTTCGTGACCAATCTTTGTAAAGGGGGAACGATGCTATCATGTCGTGAGGGACTTCGTAGATCGTTGCCGCGGATTAAAGCTTCAGCGAAGAAAGCAGAGATGCGGAGACTAACCCATGTATGTATCGGAATTATGGAACGGCATTTTCCGGGAATAGGTGAGCTGGGCTTTGATTATGCTGTAGATTATTCAGGGAAAATATGGATTCTGGAGGTTAATACAAGACCTCAATAA
- a CDS encoding GNAT family N-acetyltransferase, translating to MEIRKLKAGEQPPLELLLLADPSESLVNGYLRRGLCCVAEVDNSIIGVYVVLQTRPETVEIVNIAVDENKHGQGIGKQLLNHAIQNAKLLGAKTIEIGTGNSSVGQLALYQKCGFRITGIDRDFFIRHYSEEIFENGIQVIDMIRLSLDL from the coding sequence ATGGAAATCAGAAAATTAAAAGCTGGTGAACAGCCTCCATTAGAATTACTTCTATTAGCAGATCCTTCGGAGAGCTTAGTTAACGGATATTTACGAAGAGGGTTATGTTGTGTGGCTGAGGTAGATAACAGCATCATCGGAGTCTACGTTGTGCTGCAGACAAGACCGGAGACTGTAGAGATTGTTAATATCGCCGTCGACGAAAATAAACACGGGCAAGGTATAGGAAAACAGCTGCTGAACCATGCGATTCAGAATGCCAAGCTGCTTGGGGCAAAAACCATTGAAATTGGCACAGGAAATTCGAGCGTTGGACAATTGGCACTTTATCAGAAATGCGGATTCAGAATCACCGGAATTGATAGAGACTTTTTTATTAGGCATTACAGCGAAGAGATCTTTGAAAATGGGATTCAAGTCATAGATATGATACGCCTGTCGCTAGATTTATGA
- a CDS encoding HesB/IscA family protein, which yields MINISEKAAEQLKAMLAEQEVPNMFLRIGVTPGGCSGFSYAMGFDDNETDQDVYMDIQDMKVVVEKENLRYLDGLEIDFEESGMTGGFTINNPNATATCGCGSSFRTATDAGKPNEEPC from the coding sequence ATGATTAATATTAGTGAAAAGGCAGCAGAACAATTAAAGGCGATGCTTGCTGAACAAGAAGTACCGAACATGTTCCTCCGTATTGGAGTAACGCCCGGCGGTTGCAGTGGATTCTCGTACGCTATGGGCTTTGATGATAATGAAACTGATCAGGACGTATATATGGACATTCAAGACATGAAAGTGGTTGTGGAGAAGGAGAACCTTCGTTACCTGGACGGTCTCGAAATCGACTTTGAAGAATCCGGCATGACGGGTGGCTTCACCATCAACAACCCTAATGCTACTGCAACCTGTGGCTGCGGCTCAAGCTTCCGTACAGCTACGGATGCAGGGAAACCTAACGAAGAGCCTTGCTAA
- the mqnE gene encoding aminofutalosine synthase MqnE, which produces MSTLFTPHTDARMANIIDKVRSGERLNLEDGVYLYQSNDLLTIGQLANEVNIAKNHNRVYFIENMSLYFTNVCESHCAFCNFRKDDGEEGAYTLSGQEMVQYVEQHIHPGVREFHIVGGHNDKVPFQYYVDSLKALNERFPEVTLKAYTAAEIDFFTRISGLSIHEVLEQLRAAGLKTLTGGGAEILSDQYRKKMRVDKANVEEYLEVHRTAHQLGMKTHTTMLYGSIESHEDRIRHMMQIRDLQDETNGFMVFIPLSMQPKNKNAGIMRRNSAYEDLKTIAISRLMLDNFDHIKAYFINIGPQLTQVALNFGASDVHGTILKERISHAAGALTPEGLTRDELIWLVKGAGRIPVERDTFYNEVKVYE; this is translated from the coding sequence ATGTCTACTCTTTTTACCCCCCACACGGATGCCCGAATGGCGAACATTATTGATAAGGTTCGCAGCGGCGAAAGATTGAATTTGGAAGATGGCGTTTATTTATATCAAAGCAACGATTTACTTACCATTGGCCAGCTAGCGAATGAAGTCAATATCGCCAAGAATCACAACCGGGTATATTTTATCGAAAACATGAGTCTATATTTCACCAATGTTTGCGAATCGCACTGTGCATTCTGCAATTTCCGCAAAGATGATGGAGAAGAGGGAGCCTATACCCTTTCCGGTCAGGAAATGGTGCAATATGTCGAACAACATATCCACCCGGGCGTACGCGAATTCCACATTGTTGGTGGCCATAACGACAAGGTTCCCTTCCAATATTATGTGGATTCTTTAAAGGCTTTGAACGAACGTTTCCCTGAGGTTACCTTAAAAGCCTACACTGCCGCTGAGATTGATTTCTTTACCCGTATTAGCGGTTTGAGTATTCATGAGGTACTGGAACAATTGCGTGCTGCTGGACTTAAAACACTCACCGGTGGTGGCGCAGAGATATTATCCGACCAATATCGTAAAAAAATGCGTGTAGACAAAGCTAATGTGGAAGAATATCTGGAAGTCCATCGGACAGCACATCAGCTTGGGATGAAGACCCATACCACTATGCTGTACGGCTCCATTGAATCTCACGAAGACCGTATCCGCCATATGATGCAAATCCGTGATTTGCAGGACGAAACCAATGGCTTTATGGTATTCATTCCATTGTCAATGCAGCCTAAGAATAAAAACGCTGGCATCATGCGCCGCAACTCTGCTTATGAGGATCTGAAGACCATTGCGATCAGCAGATTGATGTTGGACAATTTCGATCACATCAAAGCGTACTTCATTAACATTGGCCCTCAGCTTACTCAAGTTGCGCTGAACTTCGGTGCATCAGACGTGCATGGCACAATTCTAAAAGAACGTATCAGCCACGCGGCTGGCGCCTTAACACCGGAAGGTCTGACTCGCGACGAATTGATCTGGCTAGTGAAAGGTGCTGGACGAATTCCTGTTGAACGTGACACTTTCTATAATGAGGTTAAGGTATACGAATAA
- a CDS encoding NAD(P)/FAD-dependent oxidoreductase produces the protein MRTILVLGGGYGGLALIQELLNNHLPHDVEIILIDRMPYQGIKTEYYALAAGTVTDYHLRIHFPVHPRLTVRYGEVNSIDLESKIVSMESGEIVSYDLLAIALGCTDNYHNIPGADQYTCSIQTFAGTRETYRRLNDVKPYGTINIVGGGLSGVELAAELRESRPDLNIAILDRGERVLSAFPAKLSQYVEEWFHHHQVQTLGRISVSHVEKDSIFNGTEEILSDVTVWTAGIQPVKVVQDLNVSKDRGGRIMLDEYYRIPDYPEVYVIGDCASLPFAPSAQAAGAQGEQVAQVIQATWRGETPKLHPIRLKGTLGSLGKKAGFGLMGQRSVKGRVPRILKSGVLWMSKRTLG, from the coding sequence ATGAGAACAATACTCGTTCTTGGCGGTGGCTACGGCGGCCTAGCCTTAATTCAAGAATTACTCAATAATCATCTTCCTCATGATGTTGAAATTATCTTAATTGACCGAATGCCTTATCAAGGAATCAAAACGGAATATTATGCGCTCGCCGCAGGTACCGTAACTGATTATCACCTGCGCATTCATTTTCCGGTTCACCCCCGGCTTACTGTCCGGTACGGTGAAGTGAATTCCATTGATTTGGAGAGCAAAATAGTCAGTATGGAATCCGGTGAGATTGTATCTTATGATCTCCTAGCCATTGCTCTTGGCTGTACCGATAATTACCACAACATCCCTGGTGCTGATCAATATACCTGCAGCATCCAGACCTTTGCTGGTACTCGAGAAACCTACCGCCGTTTAAATGATGTGAAGCCTTACGGAACGATAAACATCGTAGGTGGAGGATTAAGCGGTGTTGAATTAGCCGCAGAGCTTCGGGAGAGCCGTCCAGATCTTAACATCGCTATTCTGGATCGCGGTGAACGTGTTTTATCTGCCTTTCCGGCAAAGCTGTCACAGTACGTAGAGGAATGGTTTCATCACCATCAGGTGCAAACGCTGGGACGAATCTCTGTATCTCATGTAGAGAAGGATTCGATTTTTAACGGTACCGAGGAAATCCTTTCAGATGTGACAGTATGGACCGCAGGGATTCAACCTGTAAAAGTAGTTCAAGATTTGAATGTGTCGAAGGACCGCGGTGGACGGATTATGCTGGATGAGTATTATCGTATACCGGATTATCCTGAGGTATATGTGATTGGTGACTGTGCCAGTCTGCCATTCGCACCAAGCGCACAAGCCGCTGGCGCACAGGGTGAGCAGGTAGCTCAGGTTATTCAAGCGACCTGGCGCGGAGAGACTCCTAAGCTTCATCCTATTCGCCTGAAGGGTACTTTAGGATCACTAGGCAAAAAAGCAGGATTCGGACTTATGGGACAACGCTCCGTCAAAGGACGGGTTCCCCGCATCCTCAAGAGCGGAGTGCTCTGGATGTCGAAACGCACTTTAGGATAA
- a CDS encoding YuzB family protein, translating into MRPIIEFCSSNMGHGTDKLMHKLEENPDYDVIEYGCLNNCGECYLMPFAMVEGDIIAADTVAELEEKIEAKIKELEAWFNIDLD; encoded by the coding sequence ATGAGACCAATTATTGAATTTTGTTCCAGCAACATGGGTCACGGAACAGACAAGCTAATGCATAAGCTGGAGGAGAATCCGGATTATGATGTCATTGAATACGGATGTCTGAACAATTGTGGAGAGTGTTATTTAATGCCTTTCGCCATGGTTGAAGGTGACATTATTGCAGCAGACACTGTTGCAGAGCTAGAAGAGAAAATTGAAGCCAAGATCAAAGAGCTTGAGGCTTGGTTTAATATAGATCTTGACTAA
- a CDS encoding NifU family protein has protein sequence MSENAQSTEMYDEVLEVLDKLRPFLQRDGGDVELVDVEDGIVKLKLMGACGSCPSSTITLKAGIERALLEEVEGVEEVVQVF, from the coding sequence ATGAGTGAGAATGCACAAAGCACCGAAATGTATGATGAAGTACTAGAAGTGCTGGATAAGCTTCGTCCGTTCCTGCAGCGCGATGGCGGTGACGTAGAACTGGTCGATGTAGAAGACGGCATCGTTAAGTTGAAACTTATGGGTGCCTGCGGCAGCTGCCCAAGCTCCACGATCACCTTGAAAGCCGGGATTGAACGCGCCCTCCTTGAAGAAGTAGAAGGCGTTGAAGAAGTAGTTCAAGTATTCTAA